The sequence below is a genomic window from Croceicoccus marinus.
CGCGAACAGGCGGTGGCGGCGGGCGCGTTCGCCGGCTTCTCGCTGCTGGCCGCGCTGGCGTCGTGGATCGCACGCCCATCCATCAGCGACATCGTAACCCGCGGGGACGATGCGCAGCGCAGCGTGATGACCGCGCGGGGCGAAGCGAAGCTGCCCTCGCCCAGCGTGGACCGCGGTCGCTTCATCTGCCGCTTCCAGCCCGACCGCAGCCGCGTGACCGTGTCGACGAGCAACGACATCGACCTGCAGTGGAGCGAGGATGGCTGCGTCAACGGGCGCACCCAATACGGCCTTTCCTCTGACGGCTGGACCCGCATCATGGTGCCGGGCAACGAGCAGACCGTCTCGGTCTCGCGCTATGACCCGGCGACGCGTATGCTGCGCACCGATCGTTTTTTCCTCGACCTCAATACGATGAGCGCCGCGCGCGAGGCGCGGGCGGCCTATCAGGCCCCGGCCTGCGACGCTGGCGAGGACGCGGCGCGCGACCTGGGCGACCAGCAGCAGGCGATTCGCCAATTGCTGCCCGAAACCCCGAACGAGCGGCTGGTCTATAGCTGCGAGCCGGGAGCGATCGTCCCGGCGGGGGATGAAACCGCAAGCGCCGTAGACGGCGCCGAAGACGAAAACGGCTGATTTGCGCCAAATCCGCTGGCGGCGGGTGCGCGGCGCTGCATAATGGTACCGCTACCCCGCAAAACAGACCGCGCGCCGGTTGTCATGCCGCGGTTTCATTGCTAGGCGCGCCGCCGTGACGGACGCTCCCCGCGGGCCGGGCATTTGCGCTACATGACGATCAGGTGGCGACGGTTCGGCAGATGCGTTTTGGGGGGTCAGGCCGTTTTCACGGCATGCATGAGGACAGGACAAGCGTGGAGAATACGGGCGGCATCACGGCCAGTCTTGCGGGGCGCTACGCCTCGGCACTGTTTGAACTGGCAGTGGACGAGAACCAGGTCACCGCGGTCGAAAGCGACCTTGAGAAGCTGCGCGCGGCGATCGCCGAATCGCGCGATCTCGCCGCGTTGCTCAAGGACCCGGAGATCGGCCGCAAGCAGGCGGGCTCTGCCATGACGGGCGTCGCCGATTATCTGCACCTCGCGCCGCTGACCAAGAATTTCCTGGGCGTGCTGGCGAAGAATCGCCGGCTGTCCAGCCTGCCCGACATGATCCGCGCGTTCGCCACCATCGCCGCCGCCCAGCGCGGCGAGGTGACCGCCAATGTCACCACCGCGCACCCGCTGAACGATTCGCAGCTGAGCGCGCTGACGCAGAAACTGACCGCGCGCGAAGGCCGCGATGTAAAGATCCGTACCGAGGTCGATCCGTCGATCCTTGGCGGGCTGATCGTCAAGATCGGCAGCCGCCAGATCGACAGCTCGATCCGCACCCGTCTCAACACTCTCGCCCAGGCCATGAAGGGCTGACCGTAAAAGGTCCCAGGAAAAGGCATTAGACCCATGGAAATCCGCGCCGCAGAAATCTCGAAGGTCATCAAGGACCAGATTGCCAGCTTCGGCACCGAAGCGCAGGTAAGCGAGGTCGGTTCCGTCCTCTCGGTGGGTGACGGCATCGCCCGCATCCACGGCCTCGACAAGGTCCAGGCCGGCGAGATGGTCGAATTCTCCGACGGCACCCAGGGCATGGCCCTGAACCTCGAGGCCGACAATGTCGGCGTCGTGATCTTCGGCTCGGACGCCGCCATCAAGGAAGGCGACCAGGTCAAGCGTACCGGTACCATCGTGGACGTCCCCGTCGGCAAGGGCCTGCTGGGCCGCGTCGTCGACGCGCTGGGCAACCCGATCGACGGCAAGGGCCCGATCGTCGCCGGCAAGCGTTCGCGCGTCGAGGTGAAGGCCCCGGGCATCATCCCGCGCAAATCCGTGCACGAACCCGTGCAGACTGGCCTGAAGGCCGTCGACGCCCTGGTCCCCGTGGGCCGCGGCCAGCGCGAGCTGATCATCGGCGACCGCCAGACCGGCAAGACCGCCGTCGCCATCGACACCTTCATCAACCAGAAGGGCCCGAACTCGGGCGATGACGAGAGCAAGAAGCTCTACTGCATCTATGTCGCCGTCGGTCAGAAGCGTTCGACCGTCGCGCAGATCGTGCGCCAGCTCGAAGAAAACGGCGCGATGGAGTATTCCATCGTCGTCGCCGCCACCGCGTCGGAGCCCGCTCCGCTGCAGTTCCTCGCGCCCTACACCGGCTGCGCGATGGGCGAATTTTTCCGCGACAACGGCATGCACGCCGTGATCGTGTACGACGACCTTTCCAAGCAGGCCGTCGCCTATCGCCAGATGTCGCTGCTGCTGCGCCGTCCTCCGGGCCGCGAAGCATACCCCGGCGACGTGTTCTACCTGCACAGCCGCCTGCTGGAGCGCGCGGCCAAGATGAACGAGGAAAACGGCGCCGGTTCGCTGACCGCCCTTCCCATCATCGAGACGCAGGCGGGCGACGTGTCGGCCTATATTCCGACCAATGTGATCTCGATCACCGACGGCCAGATCTTCCTTGAAACCGGCCTGTTCTTCCAGGGCATCCGCCCGGCCATCAACGTCGGCCTGTCGGTCAGCCGCGTCGGCGGTGCCGCCCAGACCAAGGCGATGAAGAAGGTCGCGGGCTCGATCAAGCTGGAGCTGGCGCAGTACCGCGAGATGGCGGCCTTCGCGCAGTTCGGTTCGGACCTCGACGCCTCGACCCAGAAGCTGCTGAACCGCGGCGCGCGCCTGACCGAGCTGCTGAAGCAGCCGCAGTTCTCGCCGCTGCCGTTCGAGGAGCAGGTCGTGTCGATCTTCGCGGGCACCAACGGCTATATCGATCCGATCGCCGTGGACCGCGTGACCGAGTACGAGGCCGAGATGCTGTCGTTCATGCGTTCGCAGCATGCCGACGTTCTGGCCGAGATCCGCACCACGCAGAAGTTCGAGGGCGAGACGAAGGACAAGACCGTCGCCGCCCTTCAGGCCTTCGCCAAGCAATTCGCCTGAACCCCAAGAGAACACTAGCTAGGGAGCCGAAATGGCCTCGCTGAAGGAACTCAAGGGTCGGATCAACTCGGTCAAGTCGACCCAGAAGATCACCAAGGCCAAGCAGATGGTGGCCGCCGCGAAGCTGCGCAAGGCGCAGGCCGCGGCGGAAGCCGCACGCCCCTATGCCGAACGGCTGACGGGCGTGATGGCCAGCCTCGCCGGCAAGGTCGGCAAGAACGACCAGGCCCCGCGCCTGCTCGCCGGCACCGGCTCGACGCAGAAGCACCTGCTGGTCGTCGCCAACTCGGACAAGGGTCTGGCCGGCGCGTTCAACTCGAACATCGTCAAGGCCGCGCTGGTCAAGGCGCGCGCCCTGATTGCGGACGGCAAGGACGTCGAATTCTACCTGATCGGCCGCAAGGGCCGTCCGGTGATCCGGCGCACCTTCCCCGACCGGATCGGCGTACAGTTCGACACCACGCAGGTGCGCGAGCCCGGCTTCAACGAGGCCGAGCAGATCGCGGACGAGCTGGTCGGCATGTACCAGGACGGCCGCTTCGACGTGGCGCATCTGTTCTACTCGCGCTTCCAGTCGGCGCTGGCGCAGATCCCGACCGAGCAGCAGATCATCCCGGTCGCCGCTCCCGAAACTGCCGCTCCCGAAAGCGACGCGGTGGTTGAGTACGAGCCCGGCGAGGAGGAAATCCTCGAGGCGCTGCTGCCGCGCTATCTGAAGACGCAGATCTTCAAGGCGCTGCTTGAGAATAATGCGTCGGAACAGGGCGCGTCGATGACCGCGATGGACAATGCCACGCGCAACGCCGGCGACCTGATCCAGAAGCTGACGATCCAGTACAACCGCAGCCGCCAGGCCGCGATCACCACCGAACTCATCGAGATTATTGCTGGCGCGGAAGCGCTGTAGCAACAACATGCAGCTGGCGCGGAAGCGCTGTAGCAACAACATGCAGCTGGCGCGGAAGCGCTGTAAGTTAAAGGCAAGGAAACACCCATGGCCACCGCACCCTCGCTCGACTATTCGGGCACGTCCAATGTCCCCGCACAGGGCAAGATCAGCCAGGTCATCGGCGCCGTCGTCGACGTCGTGTTCGAAGGCGAGCTGCCCGCGATCCTCACCGCGCTGGAAACCGACAACAACGGCCAGCGCCTCGTTCTCGAAGTCGCGCAGCACCTTGGCGAAAGCACGGTCCGCACGATCGCGATGGACGCGACTGAGGGCCTGACCCGCGGCCAGCCCGTCGCCAACACCGGCAAGCAGATCTCGGTCCCCGTCGGGCCCAAGACGCTGGGCCGCATCATGAACGTCGTCGGCGAAGCCATCGACGAGATGGGACCGGTCGGTTCGGACATGTATGCTCCGATCCACGCCAAGGCTCCGGAATTCATCGACCAGTCGACCGAAGCGGCCATCCTGGTCACCGGCATCAAGGTCATCGACCTGCTCGCTCCCTATGCGAAGGGCGGCAAGATCGGCCTGTTCGGCGGCGCCGGCGTGGGCAAGACCGTGCTGATCCAGGAACTGATCAACAATATCGCGAAGGGGCACGGCGGCGTGTCGGTGTTCGCCGGCGTGGGTGAGCGTACCCGCGAGGGCAACGACCTCTATCACGAATTCCTCGACGCGGGCGTCATCGCCAAGGACGCCGACGGCAACGCAACCTCGGAGGGTTCCAAGGTGGCGCTCGTGTTCGGCCAGATGAACGAGCCGCCGGGCGCGCGTGCCCGCGTGGCGCTGTCTGGCCTGACCATGGCCGAGTACTTCCGCGACCAGGAAGGCCAGGACGTGCTGTTCTTCGTCGACAACATCTTCCGCTTTACGCAGGCGGGTTCGGAAGTGTCGGCGCTGCTCGGCCGTATTCCCTCGGCCGTGGGCTATCAGCCGACCCTGTCGACCGACATGGGTGCGCTGCAGGAACGCATCACCTCGACCACCAAGGGTTCGATTACCTCGGTGCAGGCCATCTACGTGCCCGCCGACGACTTGACCGACCCTGCGCCGGCCACCTCGTTCGCCCACCTTGACGCGACGACCACGCTGAACCGCGCGATTTCGGAACTGGGCATCTATCCCGCGGTCGACCCGCTGGATTCGACCAGCCGCGTTCTGGAACCCCGCGTCGTCGGTACCGAGCATTACGAGACCGCCCGCGCCGTTCAGGAGACGCTGCAGAAGTACAAGTCGCTGCAGGACATCATCGCCATCCTGGGGATGGACGAGCTGTCGGAAGAGGACAAGCTGACCGTCCAGCGCGCGCGCAAGATCCAGAAGTTCCTGTCGCAGCCGTTCCATGTGGCCGAGGTCTTCACCGGCATTCCGGGCAAGTTCGTCCAGCTGGAAGACACCGTTAAGTCGTTCAAGGCCGTGGTCGAAGGCGAATACGACCATCTGCCCGAGGCGGCCTTCTATATGGTCGGCGGCATCGACGAGGCGGTCGAGAAGGCCAAGAAGCTGGCCGAAGACGCCTGATTTGATTGAGACGGGCGGAGGCTAATGCTTCCGCCCCCTCCTTCACGATATTGACTGAAAGCTGAAACGATGGCGCTGCATTTCGAACTCGTAACCCCGGCCAAGCTGGTCCGCTCGGAAGACGTCCACATGGTGGAAGTCCCCGGCAGCGAGGGTGCGTTCGGTGTCCTGGAAGGCCACGCCCCCTTCATGTCGACCATCGCCGACGGCCAGATGCGCATCTACAAGACCGCGAACGCCGTGCCGGAGATCATCACGGTGTCGGGCGGTTTTGCCGAGGTGGGCGACAACGGCCTGACAGTGCTGGCCGAGCACGTCGAGGATTGATCTTCCATAAAAGGCCGATACACTTCGGCCCGCCGTTCAAGGCATGACAAAGGCCCGCCCCGCGCGGGCTTTTTCCGTTTGGGGCGGCGCCATGGCGGCACCGGCAAGCGTGACGGCCCAACGGCTTGCCTCGCCTTGCTGAGGGCGCCATCGATCCAAGCGACCACCACCCCGGCCTATTGGCAGTCCTGCCATTGTGGATAAGTCGGCGGATCGTCAGCGCCCGGCTTCCGCTCGTCTTAAGGGCCCCCGTAAGCGTTCAGTTTCCATCGGCAGCCAGGGGGGCACAAGCATGTCGAGATACACGTTCCACAGATCGGGCAAGGACAGCTGGAGCAGTCCGCGCCCCTTCACCGACGCCAATCTGCGGCGCCAGCATTACGGCCGGATCCAGCCCATGGAAGAGCCCGGCCTGCTGCAGCGCCTCCTGCGGCTGGCCTGATCTCGCGAAAGCTCAGCGGCGCTTTCGCGTGGGGGCGTGGAAGTCGGCGGGCTTGTTCGCGACCCAGCGCAGGAACGCCGCGATCTCTTCGTCGCTTCTGATTGCCTCCACGTTCTCCCCCAGCCTTGCCATTTCCGAATTGGTATAGCGCGCGTGCAGCGTGCGGTGGCAGATCGGATGCACGTCAACCACCAGCCGCCCCCTGCGGCTTTTCGGCACCGGATGATGCCGCTCCACCGTTTCGCCCAGCGGACGTTCGCAGAGCCAGCATAGGGGCAGATCGGGATCTTCGTCGCTTTGGGCCATGGGTGGCAACAAGACCGACTAAACAGTCCGACTGCAAGCCCCGTGATGGTTAACGTTTTTTCAAGCCGAATTGCCGATACCCGGCTGCGCTACGATTCTGCGCGGCAGGAGGAATGACATTGACGCGGCTTATCATCCAGATTCCGTGTTTGAACGAGGCGGACGACCTGCCTGCGACGCTGGCCGCCCTGCCACGTCAGATCCCCGGCATCGACGCGATCGAGATCCTGGTCATCGACGACGGATCGCACGACGATACGTCCGAAGTCGCACGCCGCTGGGGTGTCCACCATGTCGTGCGTCATCGCCGCAATCGCGGGCTTGCCAATGCGTTCCAGTCGGGGCTCGACATGTGCCTTGTCGCGGGGGCCGATATCATCGTGAACACCGATGCCGACGGACAATATGAAGGCGCGGATATCGCCGCGCTGGTGCAGCCGATCCTGCGGGGAGAGGCGGATATCGTGATCGGCGATCGGGGCGTGGGCAAGAACGCCCATTTCGGCCCGATCAAGCGGCGGCTGCAGAGGATGGGCAGTTCGGTCGTGCGCAAGCTGTCGGGAACCGACATCACCGATGCAGTCAGCGGCTTTCGCGCCATCAGCCGAGAGGCTGCACAGCGCCTGACCATCACGACCGAGTTCAGCTATACCACCGACATGCTGATCCAGGCCGGGCGCAAGCGCATGGCGATCACCAGCGTCCCGGTCCGAACCCACCCGGCGACGCGGCCCTCGCGCCTGTTCACCTCCATCCCGCGGTTCATCAGCCAGACCGGGGTGACGATCGTGCGCGCCTATACCACCTATAACGCGCTGCGCGTGTTCGTCGGCACCGGTATGCTTCTGACGCTGGCGGGCCTGCTGCCGATCGTGCGGTTCATGTGGTTCTATGTGAACGGCGATGGCAGCGGTCATATCCAGTCGCTCGTCATTGGCGGCTCGCTGCTGGTGCTGGGCGCGCTGGTCGCCGTGATGGGCATGCTGGCCGATTTGATCACCGCCAATCGCAAGCTGCTGGAGGCGACGCTGCACAAGGTCCGCAGGCTCGAGGAGCGGCTGGCGCAGGACGACGGCATGGCCGAGGCCTGCGAAAAGGAGGGCGAAGCGGCCGACATCCTCCCCCTCGTGAAACGCAAGCGCGAGCCTGCGCGCCGGAGCCGCTGAACTTGGCGAATACAGCGACGCCTGTCCGGCGCGGCACGTCTGGTCTTGTGCCCGATCCCGACAGTCCCTTCTGGCCGACCGCCGGGATAGCGCTGCTGCTGGCGGCGCAATCCACGGTGATTGTAACCAAGGCGGTGAACTGGGACGAATTCCATTATTACGCGATGGTCGAACACTTCCGCTCGGGGCAGCTTCCGACAGCGCTGCAGACATTCCATGTTCCGCATTTCAACGGGTTGCCCGGCACGGCGAACAACGTCGACGCAATCGTCGTAGCACGCCGGGCCATGTTCGCCTGCGAACTCGTCACCCTGGCGAGCATCTATGCTGCGGCTCGGCAATTTGCGGACCAACGGATCGCGCTTTTGTCGGTTCTTACGTATCTGACTACCGGATACGTCCTCCAGCACGGTTTCACCTTTCGCACCGATCCGCAAGCCACTGCCGCGCTCATGGTCGCATTGGCCATTCGTGCCCGCGCGCCGTTTGGCGTCCGGCAGGGACTGCCGCTTGCACTGATAGCGGGCACCCAAGCCGGACTGTCAGGAATGATAAAGATCAAGGCCGTCCTGTCTGCTCCGGCATTTCTGGGCCTCGCCTGGTTGCGGTTTACCAATGATGGGCACAGGGCTCGCCCCAGCAATGGTTTCATGACCCCCTGGGGTATGCAAGCCTACCGGGATACCGGTCAGCCGCTATGCAGGGAGGCAGCGGAAGCTGCTCCCGTTCCCCTGGCGCTGGCGAACTGGTGGGCGAATTGGTGGGTGTTCGGCGATCTCGACAATGGCCGGCCCAAATTGTTTGCTTCGCGCGATGCGGAAGCGCTCAGGGATAAATACATACAATTTAGCGGTCCGCTATTTCCTGCCGGCAAAGAGGTTCCCGACGGCGCCGCTGTCCGCGCAAGCGAATTCCTGGTCCCCGGGCCATACACCGCCCATGACGCGCCGCTGGTCCTGGACGGCGATCTCCTCGCCCCGGCGCAGACCGTGCATGTCTCTCGCGCCGTGCATCATCTGCGTTCTGCAGGTGAAGGCGATGCCCGCCTGGTCTGGGAGCCGGCGAAACTACTTCCCGAACCCGATGACCTGAACGGGCCAAGCCGGGTGGCCTTGTGAGGAGAGACGTCAAGCTAACTGAACGCGAGGCGCTCTGGCCGCTTGCCGTCATCGCGCTGCTGCTGGTCCTGCAATTCAGCATGATCTTCACCCGGTCCATCAACTGGGATGAATTCTACTGGAACTACGAGATCGAGGCCTTCGTGAAGGGGGGCGTCAGCCGCCCGCTGCAGACGCTGCATGCACGGCTGTTCTCATGGCTGCCCGGCCGGCCGGGTAACGCGGTCGACCACATCGTTGTCGCACGGTGTTTCATGTTCGCGTGCGAAATTGCGACCCTCTGCTTCATTGCCGGCATAGCGCGGCGCTTTACCGGACGAGCCAACGCCTACCTCTGCGCGCTGGCCTATCTGTCGGCGGGATATGTCTTTCAGCATGGCTTCTCGCTGCGATCCGACCCAATGGTCACGGCGGTTCTGACGGGCGCGCTCTACGTATTGGCGCGGCTGAGGGTAACCCCCGTGTCGGTGCTGTGCTTCGGCCTGCTTGCAGGCAGCGCACCGTTAATCACGATCAAGTGCGTCCTTTACCTGCCCGCCTTTGCCGCGCTCTTCTGGCTGCGCCTTTCCGAAAGCGGAAGGAGCATCGCCGCGCGGGGCCGGCTGGCCCTGTATCCCGTCGCTGCCGTCTTCGGATTCGCGGTCATCTATCTTATGCATTCCGCCACGATGCCGGCGGCCACGCTGATCGCTTCGTCGGGGGGAGACGCAGCGACATCCGCAGCCAAGGCTTCCGGGGCGATGATAGGCGCCTCGATCCGCGCGATGTTCTTCATCGGCACCCCGCCCTATCTACCGATAACGATAAAATCGGCCAGCATCTCTCCTGCATTTGCCGCGCTGCTCCTGCTGTCTCCATTCGCGATCTGGCGGATCACGCTGACCCGGCCTGAAAAGCTGGCGCTTTCCGGATTGCTTTCGGTAATCCTGACGCTGTTCTTCTACCGCAATTCCGCAGCCTATTATTATGTCTTCGTGCTGGCACCTGCGGCGGCGGCTCTCGGCCCCTCCCTGTCGCTGGCTCGCAAGCGATTGCCCGTCTGGGCCCTGTCCGCGATCTTTCTCGTCTTCGCTCTGCTGGTCTTTGCGAAGGAAGACCGAACCGTCATCGCCCGTCAACGCCAGACGCTTGGCGCGGTCCACCAGATATTTCCCGATCCGGTGGCTTATATCGACCATAACGGCATGATCGGCGACTTCCACAAGATGAACCTGCTAATGACGCCGTGGGGCATGGAACAGTATCGCGCGTCGAAAGAGAACAGCTATCGTTCGGCCATGCAGAGCCGGCCAGTGCCCCTTCTCCTCGAAAACGACACCCTGCTGACCGAGGTGATGACCGGCGATCGGCCCGCAAGCATTCTGTCCGCCGCCGATGTTGCAGCACTGCGCGGCAATTACGTGCGCTATTGGGGGCCTGTCTGGATCACCGGGAAACGCATCCCGGGTTCTGCGAAGTCGGTCCGCACCGAATTCCTTGTGCCCGGCGATTATCGAGTGGTCGGAAGCCCGCTGCGGATCGATGGAGCGGTTTACGGTCCGGGCGCCATCGTCTCCATCGACCGCGGAATGCACGAGCTCTTGGCAAAGGGAGACCGCGACACGCTGCTGCTCTGGGCCGATGCTGCCGAGCCGCCATCGACGCACCCGCCCCAGGGCTACCTGTTCGTCGGTTTCTGAACGATGCCCGCACCCGAACACGCCGCCGCGCCCATCGATGTCCTGCTGTGGGGTTGCTGCGACATGGGCAAACCCCGCAACCGGATCACGCTGGCGGCCATGAAAGCCGCAGGCATTCCGGTGCGATCCATCTGCAAGGACCTGTGGAGCGGGGTAGAAGACAAGAGTCGGCTGGGCGGAACCGGAATGCTGCTGTTCGCCCTTCGCTACCTGTTCGCCTATCCCGCTCTTGTCCTTCGCTTCCTGCTCGCCCCCAGGCCCGACGTCATATTGCTGGCCTATCCCGGAGTGATCGACGCGCTCGTCATCGGGCCGGTCGCTAGGCTGCGAGGCATCCCTGTCATCTGGGATGTTTTCATCTGCGCCTATGACACCGTCGTGCGCGACCGGCAGATGCTCGATCCAGATGGCTTTCCCGCCCGGTTGCTTCGCTTCGCCGAACGCCTCGCCGCCCGGAACGCGGTGAAGCTTGTTCTCGATACCCGCGCCCATGCGAGAATGTTTGCCGAACTATATGATCTTCCACCGGACCGGCTGTCGGCAATCTTCGTGGGAGCCGAAGCAGATGCATTCTCAGCCGCCGGGGCGGCGCAATCCTCTCGCAACGACGCCGATTCTTCGACTCGCGTCCTGTTCTACGGGCAATTCATCCCGCTGCATGGCATCGAAACGATCATCGGGGCAGCTTCTCTGCCCGAAGCTGCCGGCA
It includes:
- a CDS encoding F0F1 ATP synthase subunit delta, producing the protein MENTGGITASLAGRYASALFELAVDENQVTAVESDLEKLRAAIAESRDLAALLKDPEIGRKQAGSAMTGVADYLHLAPLTKNFLGVLAKNRRLSSLPDMIRAFATIAAAQRGEVTANVTTAHPLNDSQLSALTQKLTAREGRDVKIRTEVDPSILGGLIVKIGSRQIDSSIRTRLNTLAQAMKG
- the atpA gene encoding F0F1 ATP synthase subunit alpha; protein product: MEIRAAEISKVIKDQIASFGTEAQVSEVGSVLSVGDGIARIHGLDKVQAGEMVEFSDGTQGMALNLEADNVGVVIFGSDAAIKEGDQVKRTGTIVDVPVGKGLLGRVVDALGNPIDGKGPIVAGKRSRVEVKAPGIIPRKSVHEPVQTGLKAVDALVPVGRGQRELIIGDRQTGKTAVAIDTFINQKGPNSGDDESKKLYCIYVAVGQKRSTVAQIVRQLEENGAMEYSIVVAATASEPAPLQFLAPYTGCAMGEFFRDNGMHAVIVYDDLSKQAVAYRQMSLLLRRPPGREAYPGDVFYLHSRLLERAAKMNEENGAGSLTALPIIETQAGDVSAYIPTNVISITDGQIFLETGLFFQGIRPAINVGLSVSRVGGAAQTKAMKKVAGSIKLELAQYREMAAFAQFGSDLDASTQKLLNRGARLTELLKQPQFSPLPFEEQVVSIFAGTNGYIDPIAVDRVTEYEAEMLSFMRSQHADVLAEIRTTQKFEGETKDKTVAALQAFAKQFA
- a CDS encoding F0F1 ATP synthase subunit gamma — protein: MASLKELKGRINSVKSTQKITKAKQMVAAAKLRKAQAAAEAARPYAERLTGVMASLAGKVGKNDQAPRLLAGTGSTQKHLLVVANSDKGLAGAFNSNIVKAALVKARALIADGKDVEFYLIGRKGRPVIRRTFPDRIGVQFDTTQVREPGFNEAEQIADELVGMYQDGRFDVAHLFYSRFQSALAQIPTEQQIIPVAAPETAAPESDAVVEYEPGEEEILEALLPRYLKTQIFKALLENNASEQGASMTAMDNATRNAGDLIQKLTIQYNRSRQAAITTELIEIIAGAEAL
- the atpD gene encoding F0F1 ATP synthase subunit beta — translated: MATAPSLDYSGTSNVPAQGKISQVIGAVVDVVFEGELPAILTALETDNNGQRLVLEVAQHLGESTVRTIAMDATEGLTRGQPVANTGKQISVPVGPKTLGRIMNVVGEAIDEMGPVGSDMYAPIHAKAPEFIDQSTEAAILVTGIKVIDLLAPYAKGGKIGLFGGAGVGKTVLIQELINNIAKGHGGVSVFAGVGERTREGNDLYHEFLDAGVIAKDADGNATSEGSKVALVFGQMNEPPGARARVALSGLTMAEYFRDQEGQDVLFFVDNIFRFTQAGSEVSALLGRIPSAVGYQPTLSTDMGALQERITSTTKGSITSVQAIYVPADDLTDPAPATSFAHLDATTTLNRAISELGIYPAVDPLDSTSRVLEPRVVGTEHYETARAVQETLQKYKSLQDIIAILGMDELSEEDKLTVQRARKIQKFLSQPFHVAEVFTGIPGKFVQLEDTVKSFKAVVEGEYDHLPEAAFYMVGGIDEAVEKAKKLAEDA
- a CDS encoding ATP synthase F1 subunit epsilon, producing the protein MALHFELVTPAKLVRSEDVHMVEVPGSEGAFGVLEGHAPFMSTIADGQMRIYKTANAVPEIITVSGGFAEVGDNGLTVLAEHVED
- a CDS encoding HNH endonuclease — translated: MAQSDEDPDLPLCWLCERPLGETVERHHPVPKSRRGRLVVDVHPICHRTLHARYTNSEMARLGENVEAIRSDEEIAAFLRWVANKPADFHAPTRKRR
- a CDS encoding glycosyltransferase family 2 protein, whose protein sequence is MTLTRLIIQIPCLNEADDLPATLAALPRQIPGIDAIEILVIDDGSHDDTSEVARRWGVHHVVRHRRNRGLANAFQSGLDMCLVAGADIIVNTDADGQYEGADIAALVQPILRGEADIVIGDRGVGKNAHFGPIKRRLQRMGSSVVRKLSGTDITDAVSGFRAISREAAQRLTITTEFSYTTDMLIQAGRKRMAITSVPVRTHPATRPSRLFTSIPRFISQTGVTIVRAYTTYNALRVFVGTGMLLTLAGLLPIVRFMWFYVNGDGSGHIQSLVIGGSLLVLGALVAVMGMLADLITANRKLLEATLHKVRRLEERLAQDDGMAEACEKEGEAADILPLVKRKREPARRSR
- a CDS encoding ArnT family glycosyltransferase — encoded protein: MANTATPVRRGTSGLVPDPDSPFWPTAGIALLLAAQSTVIVTKAVNWDEFHYYAMVEHFRSGQLPTALQTFHVPHFNGLPGTANNVDAIVVARRAMFACELVTLASIYAAARQFADQRIALLSVLTYLTTGYVLQHGFTFRTDPQATAALMVALAIRARAPFGVRQGLPLALIAGTQAGLSGMIKIKAVLSAPAFLGLAWLRFTNDGHRARPSNGFMTPWGMQAYRDTGQPLCREAAEAAPVPLALANWWANWWVFGDLDNGRPKLFASRDAEALRDKYIQFSGPLFPAGKEVPDGAAVRASEFLVPGPYTAHDAPLVLDGDLLAPAQTVHVSRAVHHLRSAGEGDARLVWEPAKLLPEPDDLNGPSRVAL
- a CDS encoding ArnT family glycosyltransferase, which gives rise to MRRDVKLTEREALWPLAVIALLLVLQFSMIFTRSINWDEFYWNYEIEAFVKGGVSRPLQTLHARLFSWLPGRPGNAVDHIVVARCFMFACEIATLCFIAGIARRFTGRANAYLCALAYLSAGYVFQHGFSLRSDPMVTAVLTGALYVLARLRVTPVSVLCFGLLAGSAPLITIKCVLYLPAFAALFWLRLSESGRSIAARGRLALYPVAAVFGFAVIYLMHSATMPAATLIASSGGDAATSAAKASGAMIGASIRAMFFIGTPPYLPITIKSASISPAFAALLLLSPFAIWRITLTRPEKLALSGLLSVILTLFFYRNSAAYYYVFVLAPAAAALGPSLSLARKRLPVWALSAIFLVFALLVFAKEDRTVIARQRQTLGAVHQIFPDPVAYIDHNGMIGDFHKMNLLMTPWGMEQYRASKENSYRSAMQSRPVPLLLENDTLLTEVMTGDRPASILSAADVAALRGNYVRYWGPVWITGKRIPGSAKSVRTEFLVPGDYRVVGSPLRIDGAVYGPGAIVSIDRGMHELLAKGDRDTLLLWADAAEPPSTHPPQGYLFVGF
- a CDS encoding glycosyltransferase, producing the protein MPAPEHAAAPIDVLLWGCCDMGKPRNRITLAAMKAAGIPVRSICKDLWSGVEDKSRLGGTGMLLFALRYLFAYPALVLRFLLAPRPDVILLAYPGVIDALVIGPVARLRGIPVIWDVFICAYDTVVRDRQMLDPDGFPARLLRFAERLAARNAVKLVLDTRAHARMFAELYDLPPDRLSAIFVGAEADAFSAAGAAQSSRNDADSSTRVLFYGQFIPLHGIETIIGAASLPEAAGIDWTIIGTGQEARRIRQMLDRKPVATLEWIDWCNYRDLHRHIGRADVTLGIFGQSEKAASVIPNKVFQLILSGKPVVTRDSPAMRELLTGEESGIALVPPGDPQALLAAIRRLAAEPVHTDHAAIAARFSIDALGKNWRAMFEEVLDRGAQPGLKQRISSSRKGIA